CCAAAACCGATAGGCCATCTTCGCGCCTGGGCCTTCGCACGCCGACTCAACACAGCGATTCGAGCGTCCGCCGCGACAACTTTCTCCCGGGCTTCTTCGAAAGCGGCTCTAGAGACCGCCAATGCCTCGCGATCCGCCGTCCAGCCGCTCAGCATATCGCGCCCGGCCGGTTCGTCCATGAAGTAGCCGGACACGTTCGCGTTCCAGCCGGGCACGACGTGGAAAACGTGCGGAGTCTCAACGGCTCCGACGGTAATCGCGCAGCAGAGCATCAAGGCCGACAGCCACGTTGTTGCCAGGCAAAGTTTTCGCTTCCCGTTTTTGCCGATCACGGATCGCTCCCTCCCGCCTCTTCGCCTCTTCGGCGATGCTCTCGACGTCCCGGACGATTTGGTCGGAGACATCTTTTATGTCTCTCCAAGCTTCGATATCGCCCGAGTACCACCGGAAAGCCGCAAGCCATACGATCAGCAGCACGGCGATCATCGCCAGCGCCAACAGCCGCGGTGTCACGTTGCACAGTCCGCATCCGCAGCGGCACACGCATTCGTCTTTCGCAAAATGCGGCGATAAAATTTCCCGGCCATACCCCCCCTAACGTTGAGATACATCTTCAAAAGAAGTCGAGACTAAATAGTGCGTTGTATTGACAGTGCACATTCAGTACACTATAATTTGAGACAAAAAGGAGCTGATGATCATGGCGACAACCAACGTCACCGTAAGAATGGACGAAAACCTGAAAGCCGATTTCGAAGAAATGCTCGCCGACTTCGGGCTGAATACGTCGGTGGCCATTAACATCTTCGCGCGCCAGGTTGTGTACGAGCGACGAATCCCGTTCGCCATCGCGCGCGACCGCCCCAACGCCGCGACACGCGCGGCCATGGAAGACACCCGCGCGCGTCGCGGCCTGAGCAAGACCTTCTCGTCCGTGAAAGACCTGATGGCCGATCTCGATGCTTAATCTCAGATATCAGTCTGCCTTCAAGCGCGACTACAAGCGTATCCGCAAACGGGGGTACGATATTCGGCGGCTGGAAAACATCATCGAGATGCTCGTAAAAGAGCAGGTGCTCCCCAAAGAGTGCCGCGACCACGATTTGGGCGGCAATTGGTCGGGTTTCCGCGAGTGCCATATCGAGCCGGACTGGCTGCTCGTCTACACCATCGACCATAATGACTTGGTCTTGGTCCTCAGCCGCACCGGTTCGCACAGCGATCTGTTCGGATAAAAGCAAAGGACGCCCTCTCGCGAGGGGGCCCTTTGCTTTTATAATTGCCTCAACGAATAGTGCCGTAATACTATTTCTTGATAAAAAGCACTAATATAGTTTGCAGGGCGCTGCGAGGGAGTTCAGTCGCTCAGAAGGAGCTCGACTGCTGCGCAGCTCGCCTTATGAATCTCCCTCGCAGCGCCTCTGCGTTCGGTATTTTAATTGAGAAATAGTATGAGAACATCGGGAATCATAGCCGCCGGCACGGCCGGTGGGTATGATTTGTAGACGAAAACAAGCGCAGGACGAGCGGGAAAATTTTCCCGCTCGTCCTGCGCTTTGCGCCGAGGGATCGCAGATTTTTCGGCCAATGGGCCGTCCTTTCACGATGCCAGCTCCGAAGTAACCTGCGCCGCAATTTCCTGCAAACGGGCCACGCCGCGTGTGACGACGTCGTCCGTCAAACGGTTGGTCGGTCCGGAGAGATTCAGCGCCGCAAGGACCCGTCCGTTTTTGTCGAAAATGGGAACGCCGATCCCCACGCTCCCCTGCCCCATCTCATCGTAGGAGACGGCGTACCCCTTTTTGCGAATTTCCCGCAGCTTCTCCGGCGAAATGCCGGGTTCGGACTTCATCACCGCCGCCTGCACCTTGGGCGGCAAAAACGCCAGCAACGCCGTCCCGCCGCCGCCCAGCGTCAGCGGCAGTTCCTCTCCGACCAGCACAGTCTGGCGCAGCGGATGCGTGCTCTCGATGCGGTCGATGCAGAGACGCTTGAAGTTATGGTAAATATACACGGAAACGTTCTCGTTGAATTCCCGGTGCACCTTGACCAGATAAGGATGCGCCGCAAGGCGCAGTTCCTCTTTATCGTCCACAAGTTCGCCAAGCATTTTCACCGTCATGCCGAGAAAATACTTGCGGTTCTCGGGATTCCTGGCCAGGAATCCTTTTTCCGCCAGCGTCTGGATCAGCCGATAGGTGCTTGTCGTGTTGCGCCCGACCGTCCTGGAGATCTCCGTCAGAGAAAGCTCTCGATGATTTTTCAAAAAGCACATGAGCACGTCGAGCCCATGTTCCAAAGTTCTCGACGTCGACTCGCTTTTCGTTGAATCCGCCATTTTCCCCACTCCTTCGAGAATACCATCGCGCCGCACTCATTTCAACAATCACCGGCATTTTTTTCATTATATGAAATCAGGTCGCGAAAAGCAACAATGGAGGGTCTCCCCGACGTTGCTGGATTTATGCACCATTTCCCGGTAATTTCGCAATACGATCTCATACAAATACAAATCCATCCTTGATTCTTCATCAAAAGGGCAATACAATTCTATGCTGTATGGCCTCGTTTTAATTCAGGCCCATGAAGTCAAGGAGGATATGACAGTGAACGAAGCGACGCGGACGGAACGGAAAAAAGTGATCCTCAGCGGCATCCAGCCGACGGGGATTTTCACGCTGGGCAACTATATCGGCGCGGTGCGCAACTGGGGCAAGATGCAGGAGGACTACGACTGCGCCTATTTCATCGCCGACCTGCACTCGCTGACGGTGCGCCAGGAGCCGGCCAAACTGCGCAAGCAGACGCTGGACGCCTTTGCGCTGCTGCTGGCCTGCGGCATCGATCCCGAAAAGAGCCTGGTTTTCATCCAGAGCCACGTCCATGCTCACGCCGAACTGAGCTGGATCCTGTCCTGCTATTCCATGTTCGGCGAGTTGTCGCGCATGACCCAGTTCAAGGACAAGTCGGCCAAGCACGTTGACAATGTCAACGCCGGGCTGTTCACCTATCCCGCGCTGATGGCGGCCGACATTCTGCTGTATCAGGCCGACTACGTCCCCGTCGGGGAAGACCAGCGCCAGCATCTGGAGTTCACCCGCGACGTGGTGACCCGCTTCAACAACATCTACGGCGAGGTGTTCCGCATGCCCGACGCCTACATTCCCGAGGCCGGCGCGCGCATCATGTCGCTGCAGGAGCCGACGAAAAAAATGTCCAAGTCGGACACGAACGTCAACGCGTTCATCTCCATCCTCGACGAGCCGAACGCCATCGTCAACAAGTTCAAGCGCGCCGTCACCGACAGCGAGACCGTCGTCTGTTACCGCGGAGGCAAGGACGGTATCAACAACCTGATGAGCATTTATTCGGTCGTCACCGGCGAAAGCTACGACCGGATCGAACGCGACTTCGCCGGCAAGGGCTACGGCGATTTCAAGCTTGCCGTCGGCGAAGCCGTCGCGGAAGAGCTGCGTCCGATCCGCGAAAAATTCGCCGCGCTGACGGCCGACAAGGCGGCGTTGGAAGCGCTTTACCGCAAGGGGGCGGAAACGGCCGCCCATATCGCCGAGCGGACGCTGGGCAAGGTCAAGAAAAAACTCGGCCTGCTGCCCCGCTGAGCCGCGACCGGCATACAAAAAATCCGCTCTCCCGGCACGTCGGAAAGAGCGGATTTTTTGTATGCCGTTTTTTTACCACCACAGACGCGAAAGGATCAGCGCCGTGCCGACGACCGTGACCAGCAGCGAATGGATCTCGCTTTTCAGCAGGATCGAAGCGTCGTACCCGCCGGCGCGGACATGGGACAGGGCCTCGCGGGAAAAATTCTTCGGCACGAAGCGCCCGACGCGCTTTTTGTAATCCTCGTACTCCCGGCCGAACTTCCGCGCCAGGAACGCCTCCTCGTGAGGCACGATCAGCACGCCATAGAGCACGTAGAACGCCGCCAGGAACACGACCGTGGGGACGTTGCCCGACATCCAGGCCCAGCCCAGCCCCAGCAGACCGTTGGCCACGTACAGCGGATTGCGGACCAGCGCGTAGGGGCCCCACGTCGCCAAGCGCTGCGCCTTGACTTCCTCGCCGCGGTAGAGCGTGATGCACCCCACGCCCCAAAAGCGCAGCAGCTGCCCGAGGATCACCAGGATCAGCCCGGGGACGATGCGCCCGGGCAGCGGGCGCGCCAGGGCGAGGATCACGACGAACAGCGCCGTCCAAATGCCGCCGCGCTGCCTGAACGCCCAGACGCGAAGCTTCTGCAAAGCGTCATTCTCCATTTCTGCGCTCCTCTTCGATCAGTTCGTCACCGGAACCGCTGATGATCTTCTCCGCCGTGCCCCAGCCGATCATGCGGATGGCGACGACGCAGCCCATGAAGATGGCCAGGTATTCCGTGAAGAAACGGCAGATGACGGCCATGATCCCCGCCATGTTCTCGGGCATCAGCAGGCTGAAGATCGCGGCGCCGCCGCCCTCGGCCACGCCGCTGGCGCCGGGCGTGGGGATAAAGTAGAGGATGAACATGAACATGGCCTGCGCCAGCACGGCATGCAGATAATTGACCGTCAGTCTCACCGCGTGCATCAGCAGCGGCAGCACGGAAAAAAGCGCCACCAGATGGCAGACGGAGAGCGCGAACGCGCCGATAAAATACGGCAGCCCCTCCCCCACCATGCGCTTCACGTTTTCTGAATAGCTGTCGATCTCGGAACAGGTGACGCGGTAGGCGCGCAGCACGCGGAGCCGGCTGAACCATCTGAACTTCTTCAGCCAGAGGAACATGGCGCAGCAGAAGCGTTTGATCACGTCGGCCTTGAGGATGCTGAGGATAAAAACGACCCACATGACCACCGACAGGATCCCCACGTAAAAGAACACGCCTTTGACCAGCACGCCGCCGCCCGCCAGCTGAGGCACCGTCAGAAAGGCCACCGGCGCCGCAATGCTCAGCAGAAAGGTGCTGAACAGCGTGCGGATCAGCGTGATGGCGATGCCCGAGCCGACCGGCACGCCCGACTTGTACAGCACGTAGACCTGGAACGGGCCGCCGCCGACCTGCATGGGCGTCAGCGCGCAGCCGAAATAGTGCAGCCAGGTCAGCACCAGACCGCGGACAAAACGGATCTTGTAGCCCATGGCCCGCGCCGTCAGGCAAAAACGCGAAGCGTCGCAGCTCCAGGCCAGAAAGACCATCATCAGCACGTACAGAATGTTGATCTTCCTCATGTGCATAAACGCGTGAAGCGCGTGCTTGTCCACGCTGACACAGATGATCAGCGCGCCGACGCCCAGCGTCAGGAACAGAAAGACCGCCAGCCCTTTTCGCAAGCTCATTCTTTGTCCTCCCCCGGCGTCTCGGAATCTCTGGCGTCCTCCGACTCGAACCAGCCGCGAAGCTGCTTCAAATCGTCCAGGAAGGGCGGCAGGACCTCGCGCTTCCACTCATTCTCATGCCAGGCCTGAGCTTCCGCAAAACGGCCGTCGGCCATAAGAGCATGGAACGTTTCCACGCTCCGGCGCAACGGCGCCGCGTCGGGAAGCGCGCCGCCGTATTCGGGATACGCGTCGCGAAAGCCGTCCGCCACCTCGCCGACCCAGTCCAGAGAAGAATAAATCCCATCCAGCATGGAGGCTGCGAAGACTTCGGCGCCGTCAAGGATCTCCTGCAATCCTTTGAAGACTTCAAGCAGGGAATCTTTGATCTCTTCAAGGAGCTCGACTCCCAGTCCCCAGGGCGTGTTGGTCAGAACGTCCACGTCGATGCCGTCCGGGACCGTCAGCAAATCCCCGTCATCCAGCGATTCGCCGTCCGAAAGCATGTCGACGATCACGCGCCCTTCGGCGGATACCTTTTCCCGCAGCGCTTCGAGCTGTTCCTCCCGCGACAGCGATTCCATATGCGGAAAGGCCCACTCAGTTCCATCGATCAAAAATCTCATAATATCCCCCTACAGGAATGGACTCTACATCGTAGCAATTTTAGCACACATATCAACTCCGACGGGAAAAATCAAAAAATATATGCTAGAATTTTCTGGCCTGCACAAGGGGGAGAGTTTCCATGGACGAAATCGAAGGGAAAAATCGTCCCGAACCGCTGCGGATCAGCGCGAAAATCCGCCGCCTGACGGGAAGGGCCATCTACCGGTACGACATGATCACGCCCGGCGACCGCATCGCCGTCGGCGTTTCCGGAGGCAAGGACAGTCTGCTGCTGCTTTGCATCCTCAAATTCATCAAGACTTACAGCCCGGTCAAATACGATCTGCAGGCTTTCAGCGTCGACATGACCAACGGCCAATGGGACCCCGCGCCGCTCCAAACTCTCTGCGATTCGCTGCAGGTGCCCCTGCACGTGATCCCTTACGCCATCGAGCACATCATCGACGTCAAGCGGGAAGAATCCCCATGCAGCCTCTGCGCCAATCTGCGCCGCGGCATCCTCAACGCCGCCGCCAAAAAGGCCGGCTGCAACAAGCTGGCGCTCGGGCACAATCTCGACGACGTCGTCGAAACGGGGCTGATGAACCTGCTGCGCAACGGGCGCTTCCGCAGCTTCCAGCCCAAACTCTGGCACGACCGCGCCGAGATGTGGCTGATCCGCCCCATGATCTATCTCAGCGAATTCCAGATCCGAAACGAACTGGACCGTCTCGGCGTCGCCACCTTCCAGCACTGCTGCAAGTACGGCGCCGACACCGAGCGCTCGCGCACCAAGTCGCTGATCGCCGAGCTCAAGCCGCGTTTCCCTGACCTCAAGCAGAGCATCCTCCACGCGCTGGAAAACCACGCCCCCGCCGACCATTGGACGGCGACGCCGCGGCTCTACGCGGGCGTGTACGAGTCGGATCGTTCCGTTTCGGATTCGGAGCGGCAGCCCGATCTTTGAGATTTTTTCAAGAAAGGCGGGCCGTCGCGAAAATTTTTCGCGACGGCCCGTCTTTCTTGAAAATACACTCTATCATTCTACTGAAAAGATCGCGCTCTTCGAACCGGTTTCGATGTTTTCGAGCGTTTTCAGGTAACCGGCGTAATCCGCGCTGCCGCACAGCGCCAGAGCGTAATTCTTCCCCTCTTCCACGCCGGGCTGGTCGAAGGGATCGACGCCGAGCGCCAGGCCGACCAGCGCCGTCACCGTTTCGAGCAGGAAGATCAGGCCGCCCAGGCAGAACTCGTCCGCCCGTTCCAGCTCGATCTCGCACAGCGGCCGCCCGCGGCGTTTCAGGGAAGCGACGACGCCGCGGCGTTCGCAGTCCAAAACGCGTTCCTGCGACGTGCCGTCGAGATAGCGCGCCTCGTCGAAAAGTTTCTCCGCCGGGATCGTCAGGCGTCCTTTCACGCCGGGCTTTTCGCTGAGGAAGAAGAAGAACTTATCGTCCGGCCCCGAGGTGTAGAGCTGCAGCTGCGAGTGCTGGTCGATGGAACCCAGCGCCGCCTGCGGCGTCAGGCCGAGGCCGTTCTTGCCGAGGCTTTCGCCCCAGAGCTGCGCGAACCACTCGCTCACCGACTTGAGCCGGTCGCCGTAGGACCAAAACACCGTCACGTTGCGGCCGGCCGCTTCGCCGCGCAGCACTTCCCGCGCGATCGCCGTCGCCGCGCTGCCGGCCGTGTCCGCCAGCAGCGCTTTCTTCATCGCCGCCGCGCCGGCCAGCAGCCGCTCCGCGTCGATGCCCAGCGCGCCGGCGGCCGCCAGCCCGCAGGCGGAAAGCACCGAATAACGCCCGCCTGTGTCCGCGGGAAAGTCGAGGCGGCGCGTTTTCTTCTCGGCCGCATAGGCGTGAAGGAATCCTTTCGCCGGATCCGTCACGGCAAAAATATGCTTCTCAACGTCCGCGCCAAGCGCCGCCGACAGTTTCTCCCTGAAAAACAAAAAGTTGCTCAGCGTCTCCAGCGTACGGCCGGACTTGCTGACGACCAGCAGCGCCGCGCGCCGCGGCTCGATCTGCGCCCAGATCGCCTCGTTGCTGCGGGCGTCGGCGTTATCGGCGACGAAAAGCTGCGGCCGCCCGCTTTTTTCGGAAAACGGATACAGCGGGTCGCAAAAAGCGTTCATCAGCATCTGCGTGCCCAGCGCCGAGCCGCCGATGCCGATCAGCACGATCTGCCCGAATCGCGCCAATTCGCGCGCCATTTCCTTCAGCGCGGAAAGATCCCGCCCGGGCAGGTTCATCCAGCCGTAGCCGTTTTTCTCCTGGCGGGCGCCGTCAAGAAGCGTTTTCCACGCGGTCTCGAGCGCGATCCCGACGTCCGGCAGCTCGTTGCCGACCTTCTGTGCCTCGGTAAGACGAATTTTCAGCATGACTCTGTCCTTCCTCTCTCGAATAAATAGTACCGATCCGCCGCCCTCGAGACGTTAAAAAGATGTCTCTTTTTTCTCACAAAACGCGACACTTCTGATCTTTTGCTGTGTTTTTTAGCATAATGAGGAATTGTATTTCGCTTTCGCCCCGCTTGTAAAACGTAACTGCCGTTGTATAATCTTTCACAAGGGAATAACTGTTTCAGGTCTGACACGGAGGACGTACATTTATTTTACACATTCCG
This sequence is a window from Pyramidobacter sp. YE332. Protein-coding genes within it:
- a CDS encoding type II toxin-antitoxin system RelB/DinJ family antitoxin, producing the protein MATTNVTVRMDENLKADFEEMLADFGLNTSVAINIFARQVVYERRIPFAIARDRPNAATRAAMEDTRARRGLSKTFSSVKDLMADLDA
- a CDS encoding type II toxin-antitoxin system YafQ family toxin, with product MLNLRYQSAFKRDYKRIRKRGYDIRRLENIIEMLVKEQVLPKECRDHDLGGNWSGFRECHIEPDWLLVYTIDHNDLVLVLSRTGSHSDLFG
- a CDS encoding IclR family transcriptional regulator — its product is MADSTKSESTSRTLEHGLDVLMCFLKNHRELSLTEISRTVGRNTTSTYRLIQTLAEKGFLARNPENRKYFLGMTVKMLGELVDDKEELRLAAHPYLVKVHREFNENVSVYIYHNFKRLCIDRIESTHPLRQTVLVGEELPLTLGGGGTALLAFLPPKVQAAVMKSEPGISPEKLREIRKKGYAVSYDEMGQGSVGIGVPIFDKNGRVLAALNLSGPTNRLTDDVVTRGVARLQEIAAQVTSELAS
- the trpS gene encoding tryptophan--tRNA ligase, translated to MTVNEATRTERKKVILSGIQPTGIFTLGNYIGAVRNWGKMQEDYDCAYFIADLHSLTVRQEPAKLRKQTLDAFALLLACGIDPEKSLVFIQSHVHAHAELSWILSCYSMFGELSRMTQFKDKSAKHVDNVNAGLFTYPALMAADILLYQADYVPVGEDQRQHLEFTRDVVTRFNNIYGEVFRMPDAYIPEAGARIMSLQEPTKKMSKSDTNVNAFISILDEPNAIVNKFKRAVTDSETVVCYRGGKDGINNLMSIYSVVTGESYDRIERDFAGKGYGDFKLAVGEAVAEELRPIREKFAALTADKAALEALYRKGAETAAHIAERTLGKVKKKLGLLPR
- a CDS encoding isoprenylcysteine carboxylmethyltransferase family protein — its product is MENDALQKLRVWAFRQRGGIWTALFVVILALARPLPGRIVPGLILVILGQLLRFWGVGCITLYRGEEVKAQRLATWGPYALVRNPLYVANGLLGLGWAWMSGNVPTVVFLAAFYVLYGVLIVPHEEAFLARKFGREYEDYKKRVGRFVPKNFSREALSHVRAGGYDASILLKSEIHSLLVTVVGTALILSRLWW
- a CDS encoding lysylphosphatidylglycerol synthase transmembrane domain-containing protein, which gives rise to MSLRKGLAVFLFLTLGVGALIICVSVDKHALHAFMHMRKINILYVLMMVFLAWSCDASRFCLTARAMGYKIRFVRGLVLTWLHYFGCALTPMQVGGGPFQVYVLYKSGVPVGSGIAITLIRTLFSTFLLSIAAPVAFLTVPQLAGGGVLVKGVFFYVGILSVVMWVVFILSILKADVIKRFCCAMFLWLKKFRWFSRLRVLRAYRVTCSEIDSYSENVKRMVGEGLPYFIGAFALSVCHLVALFSVLPLLMHAVRLTVNYLHAVLAQAMFMFILYFIPTPGASGVAEGGGAAIFSLLMPENMAGIMAVICRFFTEYLAIFMGCVVAIRMIGWGTAEKIISGSGDELIEEERRNGE
- a CDS encoding ATP-binding protein — protein: MDEIEGKNRPEPLRISAKIRRLTGRAIYRYDMITPGDRIAVGVSGGKDSLLLLCILKFIKTYSPVKYDLQAFSVDMTNGQWDPAPLQTLCDSLQVPLHVIPYAIEHIIDVKREESPCSLCANLRRGILNAAAKKAGCNKLALGHNLDDVVETGLMNLLRNGRFRSFQPKLWHDRAEMWLIRPMIYLSEFQIRNELDRLGVATFQHCCKYGADTERSRTKSLIAELKPRFPDLKQSILHALENHAPADHWTATPRLYAGVYESDRSVSDSERQPDL
- a CDS encoding glucose-6-phosphate isomerase; this encodes MLKIRLTEAQKVGNELPDVGIALETAWKTLLDGARQEKNGYGWMNLPGRDLSALKEMARELARFGQIVLIGIGGSALGTQMLMNAFCDPLYPFSEKSGRPQLFVADNADARSNEAIWAQIEPRRAALLVVSKSGRTLETLSNFLFFREKLSAALGADVEKHIFAVTDPAKGFLHAYAAEKKTRRLDFPADTGGRYSVLSACGLAAAGALGIDAERLLAGAAAMKKALLADTAGSAATAIAREVLRGEAAGRNVTVFWSYGDRLKSVSEWFAQLWGESLGKNGLGLTPQAALGSIDQHSQLQLYTSGPDDKFFFFLSEKPGVKGRLTIPAEKLFDEARYLDGTSQERVLDCERRGVVASLKRRGRPLCEIELERADEFCLGGLIFLLETVTALVGLALGVDPFDQPGVEEGKNYALALCGSADYAGYLKTLENIETGSKSAIFSVE